ACAAAAATTTTTCATCGGAAGAAATTAAAATTATTTTTTCTTTGGTTGCTTTTTTCTTAGGTTCAACACCTTTCCAAACGCCATCAATATATTCTTTGTTAAGTTATACAGAAATGCGCCACAATGGTTACTGGAGCATTCATGGGGGAATGTATTCAGTTATAAAATCCATTGTGGATATTTTAAAAAAACGTGGGGTTGAAATAATCTGCAATACCGAAATTGTGGGAATTGGAAACAGTAACGGAAAACTTGCAGAAGTTATTGATCAAACTGGTAAACGATGGAATGCGGATATTTTTGTAAGTAATTCTGATGCTGCCTCTTTCAGAGGAAAAATTTTAAAGAGAAAAGAATTCGATGAAAAGAAATTAGACAGTATGCATTGGACACTTTCACCTTTCACAATTTATTTAGGTGTTAAAGGAAAAATTCCGGGATTGATTCATCACAATTATTTTTTAGGGAGTAATTTTAAGGATTACGCAGATACGATTTTTACGTCTTCAGTTAGTCCTAAAAAACCTTATTATTATGTAAATGCAGCTTCAAAGTCCGATGAAACTTGCGCTCCGGAAGGATGTGAAAATTTATTTATACTTTGTCCAGTTCCCGATTTGCGCTTTAAAGATAATTGGAATGATGCCGAAGATTTAGCAGAAAATATTATTGATGATATTTCGAAACGGACAAATTTTAATCTGAAAGAAAATATAATTTCCAAAACAATAAAAACTCCAAAAGATTGGGAACAAATGTTTAATCTTTACAGAGGAAGCGGATTAGGAT
The nucleotide sequence above comes from Ignavibacteriota bacterium. Encoded proteins:
- the crtI gene encoding phytoene desaturase, with amino-acid sequence MKKIIIIGAGLGGLSTALRLSKNPSNKITIIEKYSTPGGRLNILEKDGFTFDLGPSFMSMTYEFDNLFKDAEVSNPLQMKELDPIYQVYFENRIQPYKILKNLKRLEEEFKNVEPNLAEKLNKYLNRAGEFFHDTELQVVQSNYKGMLDYFYKMSKVPFKHIPYLFRTMWDELDKNFSSEEIKIIFSLVAFFLGSTPFQTPSIYSLLSYTEMRHNGYWSIHGGMYSVIKSIVDILKKRGVEIICNTEIVGIGNSNGKLAEVIDQTGKRWNADIFVSNSDAASFRGKILKRKEFDEKKLDSMHWTLSPFTIYLGVKGKIPGLIHHNYFLGSNFKDYADTIFTSSVSPKKPYYYVNAASKSDETCAPEGCENLFILCPVPDLRFKDNWNDAEDLAENIIDDISKRTNFNLKENIISKTIKTPKDWEQMFNLYRGSGLGLAHDLNQVGAFRPKNKDEHFSNLYYVGASTTPGTGLPMVVISSKLVTERINNDIQSL